Below is a genomic region from Ferribacterium limneticum.
ATCGCTGCTGCCGTTGGCCTCAAGGAAGCGACGACCGGTGACACCCTGTGTGATCCGCAAAAGGTCATCACTCTGGAACGCATGATCTTCCCGGAGCCGGTGATTCACGTTGCCGTCGAACCGAAGACCAAGGCCGACCAGGAAAAGATGGGTCTCGCCCTCGGTCGTCTGGCCCAGGAAGATCCGTCTTTCCGCGTGCGTACCGACGAAGAATCCGGTCAGACCATCATTTCCGGTATGGGTGAACTGCACCTGGAAATTCTGGTCGATCGCATGCGTCGCGAATTCAACGTCGAAGCAACCGTTGGCGCCCCGCAAGTGGCCTACCGTGAGTGCATCAAGAAGTCGGTCGAGCAGGAGGGCAAGTTCGTTAAGCAGTCCGGCGGTCGCGGTCAATTCGGTCACGTCTGGCTCAAGATCGAGCCGAACGAAGCCGGCAAGGGCTACGAATTCGTCGATGCCATCAAGGGTGGTGTCGTTCCCCGTGAATTTATCCCGGCGGTCGACAAGGGGCTGCGCGACGCAGTGACCAGTGGCGTTCTGGCTGGCTTCCCGGTGGTTGACGTCAAGTTTACGCTGTTCGACGGTTCCTACCACGACGTTGACTCCAACGAAAATGCGTTCCGCATGGCTGCTTCGATGGCCTTCAAGGAGGGCATGAAGAAAGCCAGCCCGACGCTCCTCGAGCCGATGATGGCCGTTGAAGTTGAAACGCCAGAAGAGTACATGGGTAACGTCATGGGCGACCTTTCTTCCCGTCGCGGTATCGTTCAGGGCATGGAAGACCAGGTTGGCGGCATCAAGGTCATCAAGGCTGAAGTCCCCCTGTCTGAAATGTTTGGTTATTCGACCTCGGTGCGCTCTCTGTCGCAAGGTCGTGCTACCTACTCGATGGAATTCAAGCACTACACCGAGGCGCCAAAGAATGTCGCTGAGGCTGTTATTAACAAGAAGTAATTGCCGGGGAACTGATAATGGCTAAGGAAAAATTCGAGCGTACCAAGCCGCACGTGAACGTCGGCACGATTGGACACGTTGACCATGGTAAGACGACGCTGACGGCGGCGATCACGACGGTGCTGTCCGCCAAGTTTGGTGGTTCGGCCAAGAAGTATGACGAAATTGATGCGGCGCCGGAAGAAAAGGCCCGTGGTATTACCATCAATACCGCCCACGTCGAATACGAAACCGCCAACCGTCACTACGCCCACGTTGACTGCCCGGGACACGCTGACTACGTCAAGAACATGATTACCGGTGCTGCCCAGATGGACGGCGCCATTCTCGTCTGTTCCGCCGCTGACGGCCCGATGCCGCAGACCCGCGAGCACATCCTGCTTGCCCGTCAAGTTGGTGTGCCGTACGTTCTGGTGTTCATGAACAAGTGCGACATGGTGGATGACGCCGAGCTGCTCGAGCTTGTCGAAATGGAACTCCGTGAGCTCCTCTCCAAGTACGACTTCCCGGGCGACGACACCCCGATCATTCACGGTTCTGCCCTGAAGGCACTTGAAGGCGATCAGTCCGAAATCGGCGAACCCTCCATCTTCCGTCTGGCAGATGCCCTGGACTCCTACATCCCGACCCCGGAACGTGCGATTGACCAGCCCTTCCTGATGCCGGTTGAAGACGTCTTCTCCATCTCCGGTCGCGGTACTGTTGTCACCGGTCGTATCGAGCGTGGCGTCGTCAAGGTTGGCGAAGAAATCGAAATCGTCGGTATTCGTCCGACCGTCAAGACCACCTGTACCGGTGTCGAAATGTTCCGCAAGCTGCTCGACCAAGGTCAGGCTGGCGACAACGTTGGCGCCCTGTTGCGTGGTACCAAGCGTGAAGACGTCGAGCGTGGCCAAGTGCTGTGCAAGCCGGGCTCTGTCAAGCCGCACACCCACTTCACCTCGGAAGTGTACATTCTGTCCAAGGACGAAGGTGGTCGTCACACCCCGTTCTTTAATGGTTACCGTCCCCAGTTCTACTTCCGTACGACCGACGTGACTGGCTCCATCGACCTGCCGGAAGGCGTCGAGATGGTGATGCCTGGCGATAACATCGCCATGACCATCAAGCTGATCGCCCCGATCGCCATGGAAGAAGGTCTGCGCTTCGCCATCCGTGAAGGCGGTCGTACCGTCGGCGCCGGCGTCGTCGCTAAGATCATCGAGTAATTCGTTCTTTTAAATAACCGGGGTGAGGTTCGCTTCACCCCTATCGCTCTTTGGAAGCCAAAAATGCAAAGCCAGAAAATCCGTATCCGTCTCAAGGCCTTCGACTATCGTCTGATCGACCAGTCGGCTCAGGAGATCGTTGAAACTGCCAAGCGTACCGGTGCAGTTGTTCGTGGTCCCGTGCCCCTGCCGACTCGTAAGCAGCGTTTCGATATCCTGCGCTCGCCGCACGTGAACAAGGCTTCTCGCGATCAGCTGGAAATTCGTACCCATCTGCGCCTGATGGATATCGTTGATCCGACCGACAAGACCGTGGATGCTTTGATGAAGCTGGATCTTCCGGCTGGCGTCGACGTCGAAATCAAGTTGCAGTAATACAGTAATTGCGGATATAATCCGCGCCTTTCGGGGGTGGCCGGCGACGGCTGCCCATTTGTTGTTTTACATCGACCGGCCAATCGCAGCCGGCGATGAGGAGAATAACCATGAGTCTAGGCCTTGTTGGTCGCAAGGTTGGCATGACTCGCATTTTTGCCGAGGATGGCGCGTCCATTCCGGTAACTGTGCTTGACGTGTCTAACAACCGAGTGACCCAAGTAAAAACGCCGGAGATCGATGGCTACTCAGCCATTCAGGTCGCATTCGGTAAGCGCCGTGCCTCTCGTGTTTCGAAGCCTCTTGCTGGCCATCTGGCCAAGGCAGGTGTCGAAGCCGGGCATGTGCTCAAGGAATTTCTGATCGGTGCTGATCAGCTCGCCACTTTTAAGGCGGGCGACCAGGTTGCCGTCACTATCTTTGCTGAAGGGCAAAAAGTTGACGTGACCGGTAGTTCCATCGGTAAGGGTTTCCAGGGTGGTATCAAACGCCACAATTTCAGCTCCAACCGTGCAACCCATGGTAATTCGCTATCGCATAACGCGCCGGGTTCCATTGGTATGGCGCAGGATCCGGGTCGCGTTTTTCCGGGTAAGCGCATGGCCGGGCATATGGGTGATGTTCAATCCACGATGCAGGGTCTGACGATTGTTCGCGTTGATGCTGACCGCCAGTTGCTACTGGTCAAGGGTGCCGTTCCTGGTGCCAAGGGTTCTGACGTCGTTGTGCGTCCGGCAGTCAAGGGCTAAGGGGGCGACATGGAACTCAAGGTAATTAACGAACAAGGCCAGGAGTCTGCCAAACTGCAGGCTTCCGACGTGCTGTTCGGGCGCGATTTCAACGAAGCGCTGGTTCATCAGATCGTCGTCGCCTATCAGGCGAATGCGCGCTCCGGCGACCGTCAGCAGAAAGATCGCTCCGAAGTCCGTCACACCACTACCAAACCGTGGCGCCAAAAAGGTACGGGCCGTGCTCGTGCTGGCAGTAATGGCAGCCCGCTGTGGCGTGGGGGTGGTCGGATTTTCCCGAACTCTCCTGAAGAAAATTTCAGTCAGAAGGTCAATAAGAAGATGTTCCGCGCCGGCATGGCTGCGATCCTCTCCGAATTGGCTCGCCAAGACCGGCTTGTCGTAATCGATGACCTGTCTGTGGAGGCTCCGAAGACCAAGTTATTCACGCAGAAGCTGAAGGATTTGGGCCTTGAAGGTAATCTTCTGGTCATCACCGATGCGTTGAGCGAGAACCTCTACCTCTCGTCGCGCAACCTGCCCAATGTTCTGGTGCTTGAAGCCCAGGAGGCCGATCCGGTTTCTCTGGTCCGCTTCGCCAAGGTCCTTGTGACCAAGAACGCTGTGGCCAAGTTCGAGGAGATGTGGGGATGAATCAAGAGCGTCTGATGCAGGTGCTGCTGGCACCGCAAATCTCCGAGAAGGCTACCTACATTGCTGACAAGCATAATCAGGTGATCTTCCGCGTTGCTTCCGATGCCACCAAGCCGGAAATCAAGGCTGCCGTTGAGCTGCTGTTCAAGGTTGAAGTTGGTGCCGTCCAGGTTTCCAATGTCAAGGGTAAGGTCAAGCGTTTCAAGGGTGCGGTCGGTCGTCGCAAGGGCTGGAAAAAAGCCTATGTGAGTCTCAAGCCGGGCCAGGAGCTCAACTTTGTTGAAGGGGGGAATGCCTAATGGCACTCGTTAAAGTCAAGCCGACTTCCCCGGGACGTCGCGCCGTTGTTCAGGTGGTTAACCCCAACCTGCACAAGGGTAAGCCGTTTGCCGCACTGGTTGAGGCAAAGTCCGGAAATGCCGGTCGCAACAACAACGGGCGTATTACGGTCCGTCATCAGGGCGGTGGTCACAAGCAGGCTTACCGTGTTATCGATTTCAAACGCAACAAGGACGGGATTCCGGCCAAGGTCGAGCGTCTGGAATACGACCCGAACCGGACTGCCAATATTGCCTTGCTTTGTTATGCTGATGGTGAGCGTCGCTACATCATTGCCAACAAAGGCATGGTGGTAGGGCAGCCGGTCATGAGTGGCTCCGAGGCGCCGATCAAGTCTGGCAATGCATTGCCGATCCGCAACATTCCCGTTGGTACGACCATTTGCTGCGTCGAAATGCTGCCTGGCAAGGGTGCGCAGATCGCCCGCTCGGCTGGTACTTCCGTTCAGTTGCTGGCTCGTGAAGGCTCGTACGCCCAGATCCGCCTCCGCTCCGGCGAAGTGCGTCGCGTGCATGTCGAATGTCGCGCAACCATCGGTGAAGTTGGTAACGAAGAGCACAACCTCCGCAAGTTCGGCAAAGCCGGTGCTATGCGTTGGCGTGGTATTCGCCCGACCGTTCGTGGTACTGCCATGAATCCGGTTGATCACCCCCACGGTGGTGGTGAAGGTAAGACCGGTGAAGGTCGCGTGCCAGTCAATCCGTGGGGTCAGCCCACCAAGGGTTACCGCACCCGCAGCAACAAGCGCACGAACAGTATGATTGTTCAGCGCCGTCATAAGCGTTAAGGGGTAGGAAATGGGACGTTCTCTCAAAAAGGGCCCGTTTGTTGATGCGCATCTGATCGACAAGGTCGAAGCAGTCCGCGCCACCAGCGACAAGCGCCCGATCAAGACTTGGTCGCGTCGTTCGACGATCCTCCCCGAGTTCATCGGCCTGACGATTGCGGTGCACAACGGCAAGCAACATATTCCGGTGTTCGTTACCGAAAATATGGTCGGTCACAAGCTCGGCGAGTTCTCGCTGACCCGTACGTTCAAGGGTCACACCGCCGGCAAGAAGGCCAAGAAGTAAGGAGCTAACATGGAAACTCGTGCAAATTTGCGAGGCGTACGCCTCTCTGCGCAAAAGGGCCGCTTGGTTGCGGACCTAGTGCGTGGCAAGCCGGTTGGCCAGGCTCTGAACATCCTGGCTTTCTGCCCCAAAAAGGGCGCCGGTATCGTCAAGAAAGTGCTGGAGTCGGCAATTGCCAACGCCGAGCACAACGATGGTGCTGATATCGACGAACTGACGGTGAAAACCATCTACGTTGAAAAAGGCATGGTGCTCAAGCGTTTTACCGCGCGCGCCAAGGGTCGTGGCAATCGGATCATCAAGCCGACCTGCCATATCTATCTGACCGTTGGTAACTAAGGAAGAGCCATGGGACAGAAAATTCATCCGACTGGCTTCCGCCTGGCAGTCACCAAGAACTGGAGTTCGCGCTGGTACGCCAACAGCAAGGACTTCCCGGGTATGCTTAATGAGGATATCAAGGTTCGTGAGTACCTCAAGCGCAAGCTGGCGCACGCTTCCGTCGGTCGCGTGCTGATCGAGCGTCCGGCCAAGAATGCCCGCGTCACCGTCTATTCGGCTCGGCCGGGTGTCGTGATCGGCAAGAAGGGCGAAGATATCGAACAGCTGCGTACAGATCTTCAGCGCATCATGGGCGTTCCCGTCCATGTCTCGATCGAAGAAATCCGCAAGCCGGAAATTGATGCTCAGCTGATTGCCGATTCGATTGCCCAGCAACTCGAAAAGCGCATCATGTTCCGCCGTGCCATGAAGCGTGCGATGCAGAATGCCATGCGTCTTGGTGCTCAGGGTATCAAGGTCATGAGTGCTGGCCGTCTGAACGGTGCCGAAATCGCGCGTAGCGAGTGGTATCGCGAAGGCCGTGTGCCACTGCATACCCTGCGTGCGGACATCGACTACGCAACCTCGGAAGCCCTGACCACCTACGGGATCATTGGCATCAAGGTCTGGGTTTACAAGGGCGATATGCTTGATCGTAACGAGCAGCCGGAAGTTGTTGAGCCGGTGGCTGATGATCGCCGTCCGCGTCGTGCTCCGGGTAGGCCGGAAGGTGACAAGCCGCGTACCCGTACCGTCAAGAAGGCTGATGGTGCTGGCGCTCCGGACACGCGCGCAAGAAAGGCAGGTGCTTAACATGCTGCAACCAAATCGCCGCAAGTTCCGCAAGGAGCATAAGGGGCGCAACGAAGGTCTGGCTACCCGCGGCACGAAGGTGTCGTTCGGTGAGTGGGGGCTGAAGGCGACCGGTCGCGGCCGCCTGACGGCTCGCCAGATCGAAGCTGCTCGCCGTGCGATGACCCGTCACATCAAACGTGGCGGCCGCATCTGGATTCGTATTTTCCCGGACAAGCCGATTTCAAAGAAGCCGGCCGAAGTTCGTATGGGTAATGGTAAGGGTAACCCGGAGTATTGGGTCGCCGAAATCCAGCCGGGTAAAGTGCTTTATGAGATGGATGGTGTCAATGAAGCCTTGGCGCGCGAAGCATTTGCGCTCGCAGCCGCCAAGCTGCCGATTGCCACCACCTTCGTGACTCGTCATCTGGGGTAATCATGAAAGCTAGTGAATTGAGAACCAAGAGCGTGGACGAGCTCAACAAGGAATTGCTGGACCTGTTGAGGGCCCAGTTCGGTATGCGTATGCAACTCGCTACCCAGCAGTTGTCCAATACCAGCCAAATGTCCAAGGTGCGTCGCGACATCGCTCGCGTTCGTACGCTTATCCGTGAAAAGGCGGTGCAGCAATGAGCGAAACCACCAGTATTAAACGTACTCTTATCGGTCGCGTCGTTAGCGACAAGATGGAAAAGACGGTTACCGTTCTTGTCGAGCGTAAGGTCAAGCACCCTATGTACGGCAAGGTGATGGTTCGTTCCAAGAAATATCACGCCCATAACGAAGGTAATTCGGCCAAGGCTGGCGATCTCGTCGAGATCATCGAAACCCGCCCGGTATCGCGTACCAAGACTTGGGCAGTGACGAGTGTTCTTGAGAAGGCGATCGTTGTATAACGAAAGTTTCTTAAAATGCTTGCGCAGTCTGGAGAGAAGCCGGTATAATCCGGCTTCTTTTTTGCGGCTCTCGTCCTGATGAGTCTGCAAAGTTGTTCAACCCGTACGGGTTCCAAGACTGACCGCGCAAGCGGATTAAGTTGGAGTTAATTTAAATGATTCAGATGCAGACAACTCTGGATGTCGCCGATAACACCGGTGCACGTTCAGTAATGTGTATCAAAGTGCTCGGTGGATCCAGGCGCCGCTATGCTGGCATTGGTGACATCATCAAGGTCAGCATCAAGGATGCTGCGCCGCGCGGCCGCGTCAAAAAAGGCGATGTCTATAACGCTGTGGTGGTTCGTACCGCCAAGGGTGTTCGTCGTCCGGATGGTTCGCTGGTTCGCTTTGATGGCAATGCCGCCGTTCTTCTCAACAACAAGCTCGAGCCGATCGGCACGCGCATCTTTGGCCCGGTAACCCGCGAACTGCGTACCGAGCGCTTTATGAAGATCGTGTCCCTGGCTCCTGAAGTGCTGTAAGGGGCTGGCCATGGAAAAGATTCGTAAAGGCGACGAAATCGTCGTTGTTACCGGTAAAGACAAAGGCAAGCGCGGTACCGTGCTACGTCGTGTCGATGATGAGCATGTGCTTGTCGAGGGTGTCAATCGTGCCAAAAAGCACGTCAAGCCGAATCCTGTAAAGGGTGTGGCGGGTGGCATCGTGGATAAGGATATGCCTATTCATATCTCCAATGTTGCGCTGTTCAATCCGGCGACCAAGAAGGCTGACCGTGTCGGCTTCAAGGCGCTTGATGATGGCCGCAAGGTTCGCGTGTTCAAGTCGAACGGCGAACTGGTAAACGCATAAGGAGTGGTCATGGCGCGTTTGCAAGAGTTTTACAAAGAAACCGTTGTTGCTGATTTGAGCAAGCAGTTCGGTTACAAATCCGTGATGGAAGTCCCGCGCATTACCAAGATCACCCTGAATATGGGTGTCGGTGAGGCTGTTGCGGATAAGAAGGTCCTGGAAAACGCAGTTGGCGACATGCAGAAGATCGCTGGCCAGAAGCCGGTTACCACGAAGGCTCGCAAGTCGATCGCTGGCTTCAAGATTCGTGATGGATATCCGATCGGTTGCATGGTCACTCTGCGCGGTCCGCGCATGTTCGAGTTTCTTGATCGTCTGGTAACCGTTGCGCTGCCGCGTGTTCGTGACTTCCGTGGGGTGTCTGGCAAAGGTTTTGATGGTCAGGGAAACTACAACATGGGTGTCAAAGAGCAGATCATTTTCCCGGAAATTGAGTACGACAAGATCGATGCTCTCCGGGGGATGAACATCAGCATCACCACGACCGCGAAATCCGACGCAGAAGCCAAGGCTCTGTTGGCGGCGTTCAAGTTCCCGTTCAAGAATTGAGGCAATCATGGCAAAACTTGCTCTGATCAACCGTGAAGAAAAGCGCCGCAAGCTTGTGGCTCAGTACGCCAAAAAGCGTGCGGCCCTCGAGGCGATTTTCAATAACGCGAGCCTGTCTGACGATGAGCGTTACGCAGCCCGTCTGAAGTTCCAGGCCTTGCCGCGCAATTCGAGCCCGTCTCGTCTGCGCAATCGTTGCCAGCTGACCGGTCGTCCGCGTGGTGTTTTCCGTAAGTTCGGTCTGTGCCGTCACAAGATCCGCGAGCTGGCCTTCAGTGGCCAGGTTCCGGGTGTTGTTAAAGCCAGCTGGTAAAAAGGAGATTCAGAAATGGCTATGAGCGATCCGATCGCGGACATGCTGACTCGCATCCGCAACGCCCAGCTCGCCGAAAAGGCGTCTGTCTCCATGCCCTCGTCCAAAGTCAAGGTGGCAATCGCTGCCGTGCTCAAGGATGAAGGTTACGTTGATGATTTCGCAGTTCGTCAGGCTGATGGCAAGCCGACACTCGATATTGCGCTCAAGTACTATGCCGGTCGTCCGGTCATCGAGCGCATCGAGCGTGTCTCCAAGCCTGGTCTGCGTATCTACAAGGGTTGTGAAGACATTCCTCGTGTTATGAATGGTCTTGGTGTCGCGATTGTGTCGACCCCGAAGGGCGTCATGACTGATCGCAAGGCTCGCGCCAGCAAGGTCGGCGGCGAAGTTCTTTGCATCGTGGCGTAAGGGGATATATATGTCTCGTATTGGTAAAAATCCCATCGTTCTACCGGCTGGTGTTGAAATCTCGGTTGGTGAGCAAATTACCGTCAGGGGCCCGCTGGGTACCTTGAAGGCAATTACTCATCCTGCAGTTACGATTTCCGTCGACGGTCAGAATGTTCAGGTTTCCAAAGTTGATGGTGCTGCTAACGCTGCTGCCATGTGGGGCACCATGCGTGCCAACCTAAACAACATGGTCACCGGTGTTTCCAAAGGTTTCGAGCGCAAGCTTCAGCTGGTTGGCGTGGGTTACCGCGCCCAGGCTCAAGGCGATGTCCTGAATCTGTCGTTGGGCTTTTCGCACCCCGTCGCGCACAAGATGCCGGCTGGTGTCAAAGTCGAGTGCCCGACTCAGACCGAAATCCTGATCAAGGGGGCCGACAAGCAACAGGTTGGCCAGGTTGCTGCCGAAGTTCGTGCGTACCGCAAGCCGGAGCCCTACAAGGGCAAGGGCGTTCGGTACTCGGACGAAGTGGTGGTTATCAAGGAAACCAAGAAGAAGTAAGGGTGGCATATGTTTAATAAGAAACAAGCGCGTTTGCGCCGTTCCCGCCAAACCCGGGCCAAAATTGCCGAACTTAAGGCGGTCCGTTTGTGCGTCAATCGCTCGAACTGCCATATTTACGCCCAGATCATTTCGCCCTGTGGCGGCAAGGTCCTGGCTTCGGCTTCCTCGCTGGATACGGATATTCGCAAGGATCTTCCGAACGGCGGTAACAAGGCTGCTGCCACTACGGTGGGCAAGCTGATTGCCGAGCGCGCCAAGGCCGCCGGTATTGAGCAAGTGGCTTTCGATCGTTCCGGTCTTCAGTATCACGGTCGAGTTCAGGCGTTGGCTGAAGCTGCGCGTGAAGCCGGTCTGAAGTTCTGATCGCTGCGAAAGGATAAGGTTAGAAAATGGCTAAACCTGATAGAAACAAGAAGCCGCAACAGAATGAAGAGCGCGATGATGGCATGCGCGAAAAGATGGTTGCGGTCAATCGCGTCACCAAAGTGGTCAAGGGCGGCCGTATTCTCGGTTTCGCGGCCCTGACTGTTGTTGGTGATGGTGATGGCAGCATCGGCATGGGTAAGGGCAAGTCCCGCGAAGTTCCTGTTGCAGCTCAAAAGGCTATGGAAGAGGCGCGTCGAAAGATGGCCAAGGTCAACTTGAAGAACGGCACAGTGCATCACACCGTTATGGGCCGTCACGGCGCAACGACCGTGATGATCCAGCCGGCTCCGGAAGGTACGGGCATCATCGCCGGTGGCGCCATGCGCGCTGTCTTCGAAGTTGTCGGCGTGACCAACGTGGTGGCCAAGGCTCATGGCTCGACCAATCCTTACAACATCGTGCGTGCCACCATCGACGGTTTGTCGAAGGTGAATACGCCGTCCGAGATCGCCGCCAAGCGTGGCCTCTCGATTGAACGGGTTCTGGGGTAAGCCATGGCTGATAAGAAAATCACAGTGAAGCTCGTGAAGAGCATCATCGGCACCAAGCAGGACCACCGCGCCACCGTTCGTGGTCTGGGCCTGCGCAAGCTGAACAGTACCTCTGAACTTGTGGATACCCCGTCTGTGCGCGGCATGATCCAGAAGGTTCAGTATCTCGTCAAGGTTGAGGGTTAAGCCATGCGTCTGAATACCATCAAGCCAGGTGAAGGCTCCAAGAAGGCCGCCAAGCGCGTCGGTCGTGGCATCGGTTCGGGCCTCGGCAAGACTTGCGGTCGCGGCCACAAGGGTCAGAAGTCCCGTTCCGGCGGTTTCCACAAGGTAGGTTTCGAGGGCGGTCAAATGCCTTTGCAGCGTCGCCTGCCGAAGCGCGGTTTCAATTCCTTGACTCGTGCCCGTAATTACGAAGTCCGCCTGACTGATCTCGAGCGTCTGCCGGTT
It encodes:
- the rplE gene encoding 50S ribosomal protein L5 gives rise to the protein MARLQEFYKETVVADLSKQFGYKSVMEVPRITKITLNMGVGEAVADKKVLENAVGDMQKIAGQKPVTTKARKSIAGFKIRDGYPIGCMVTLRGPRMFEFLDRLVTVALPRVRDFRGVSGKGFDGQGNYNMGVKEQIIFPEIEYDKIDALRGMNISITTTAKSDAEAKALLAAFKFPFKN
- the rpsJ gene encoding 30S ribosomal protein S10, giving the protein MQSQKIRIRLKAFDYRLIDQSAQEIVETAKRTGAVVRGPVPLPTRKQRFDILRSPHVNKASRDQLEIRTHLRLMDIVDPTDKTVDALMKLDLPAGVDVEIKLQ
- the rplR gene encoding 50S ribosomal protein L18, producing the protein MFNKKQARLRRSRQTRAKIAELKAVRLCVNRSNCHIYAQIISPCGGKVLASASSLDTDIRKDLPNGGNKAAATTVGKLIAERAKAAGIEQVAFDRSGLQYHGRVQALAEAAREAGLKF
- the rpmC gene encoding 50S ribosomal protein L29, coding for MKASELRTKSVDELNKELLDLLRAQFGMRMQLATQQLSNTSQMSKVRRDIARVRTLIREKAVQQ
- the rplB gene encoding 50S ribosomal protein L2, coding for MALVKVKPTSPGRRAVVQVVNPNLHKGKPFAALVEAKSGNAGRNNNGRITVRHQGGGHKQAYRVIDFKRNKDGIPAKVERLEYDPNRTANIALLCYADGERRYIIANKGMVVGQPVMSGSEAPIKSGNALPIRNIPVGTTICCVEMLPGKGAQIARSAGTSVQLLAREGSYAQIRLRSGEVRRVHVECRATIGEVGNEEHNLRKFGKAGAMRWRGIRPTVRGTAMNPVDHPHGGGEGKTGEGRVPVNPWGQPTKGYRTRSNKRTNSMIVQRRHKR
- the rplF gene encoding 50S ribosomal protein L6 — encoded protein: MSRIGKNPIVLPAGVEISVGEQITVRGPLGTLKAITHPAVTISVDGQNVQVSKVDGAANAAAMWGTMRANLNNMVTGVSKGFERKLQLVGVGYRAQAQGDVLNLSLGFSHPVAHKMPAGVKVECPTQTEILIKGADKQQVGQVAAEVRAYRKPEPYKGKGVRYSDEVVVIKETKKK
- the rpsE gene encoding 30S ribosomal protein S5 codes for the protein MAKPDRNKKPQQNEERDDGMREKMVAVNRVTKVVKGGRILGFAALTVVGDGDGSIGMGKGKSREVPVAAQKAMEEARRKMAKVNLKNGTVHHTVMGRHGATTVMIQPAPEGTGIIAGGAMRAVFEVVGVTNVVAKAHGSTNPYNIVRATIDGLSKVNTPSEIAAKRGLSIERVLG
- the rplP gene encoding 50S ribosomal protein L16 — encoded protein: MLQPNRRKFRKEHKGRNEGLATRGTKVSFGEWGLKATGRGRLTARQIEAARRAMTRHIKRGGRIWIRIFPDKPISKKPAEVRMGNGKGNPEYWVAEIQPGKVLYEMDGVNEALAREAFALAAAKLPIATTFVTRHLG
- the rpmD gene encoding 50S ribosomal protein L30, translating into MADKKITVKLVKSIIGTKQDHRATVRGLGLRKLNSTSELVDTPSVRGMIQKVQYLVKVEG
- the rpsN gene encoding 30S ribosomal protein S14, whose product is MAKLALINREEKRRKLVAQYAKKRAALEAIFNNASLSDDERYAARLKFQALPRNSSPSRLRNRCQLTGRPRGVFRKFGLCRHKIRELAFSGQVPGVVKASW
- the rplD gene encoding 50S ribosomal protein L4, with translation MELKVINEQGQESAKLQASDVLFGRDFNEALVHQIVVAYQANARSGDRQQKDRSEVRHTTTKPWRQKGTGRARAGSNGSPLWRGGGRIFPNSPEENFSQKVNKKMFRAGMAAILSELARQDRLVVIDDLSVEAPKTKLFTQKLKDLGLEGNLLVITDALSENLYLSSRNLPNVLVLEAQEADPVSLVRFAKVLVTKNAVAKFEEMWG
- the rplX gene encoding 50S ribosomal protein L24; this translates as MEKIRKGDEIVVVTGKDKGKRGTVLRRVDDEHVLVEGVNRAKKHVKPNPVKGVAGGIVDKDMPIHISNVALFNPATKKADRVGFKALDDGRKVRVFKSNGELVNA
- the rpsS gene encoding 30S ribosomal protein S19, which encodes MGRSLKKGPFVDAHLIDKVEAVRATSDKRPIKTWSRRSTILPEFIGLTIAVHNGKQHIPVFVTENMVGHKLGEFSLTRTFKGHTAGKKAKK
- the rplV gene encoding 50S ribosomal protein L22: METRANLRGVRLSAQKGRLVADLVRGKPVGQALNILAFCPKKGAGIVKKVLESAIANAEHNDGADIDELTVKTIYVEKGMVLKRFTARAKGRGNRIIKPTCHIYLTVGN
- the tuf gene encoding elongation factor Tu, with translation MAKEKFERTKPHVNVGTIGHVDHGKTTLTAAITTVLSAKFGGSAKKYDEIDAAPEEKARGITINTAHVEYETANRHYAHVDCPGHADYVKNMITGAAQMDGAILVCSAADGPMPQTREHILLARQVGVPYVLVFMNKCDMVDDAELLELVEMELRELLSKYDFPGDDTPIIHGSALKALEGDQSEIGEPSIFRLADALDSYIPTPERAIDQPFLMPVEDVFSISGRGTVVTGRIERGVVKVGEEIEIVGIRPTVKTTCTGVEMFRKLLDQGQAGDNVGALLRGTKREDVERGQVLCKPGSVKPHTHFTSEVYILSKDEGGRHTPFFNGYRPQFYFRTTDVTGSIDLPEGVEMVMPGDNIAMTIKLIAPIAMEEGLRFAIREGGRTVGAGVVAKIIE
- the rpsH gene encoding 30S ribosomal protein S8, encoding MAMSDPIADMLTRIRNAQLAEKASVSMPSSKVKVAIAAVLKDEGYVDDFAVRQADGKPTLDIALKYYAGRPVIERIERVSKPGLRIYKGCEDIPRVMNGLGVAIVSTPKGVMTDRKARASKVGGEVLCIVA
- the rpsQ gene encoding 30S ribosomal protein S17, giving the protein MSETTSIKRTLIGRVVSDKMEKTVTVLVERKVKHPMYGKVMVRSKKYHAHNEGNSAKAGDLVEIIETRPVSRTKTWAVTSVLEKAIVV
- the rplC gene encoding 50S ribosomal protein L3, with protein sequence MSLGLVGRKVGMTRIFAEDGASIPVTVLDVSNNRVTQVKTPEIDGYSAIQVAFGKRRASRVSKPLAGHLAKAGVEAGHVLKEFLIGADQLATFKAGDQVAVTIFAEGQKVDVTGSSIGKGFQGGIKRHNFSSNRATHGNSLSHNAPGSIGMAQDPGRVFPGKRMAGHMGDVQSTMQGLTIVRVDADRQLLLVKGAVPGAKGSDVVVRPAVKG
- the rplW gene encoding 50S ribosomal protein L23; protein product: MNQERLMQVLLAPQISEKATYIADKHNQVIFRVASDATKPEIKAAVELLFKVEVGAVQVSNVKGKVKRFKGAVGRRKGWKKAYVSLKPGQELNFVEGGNA
- the rpsC gene encoding 30S ribosomal protein S3 → MGQKIHPTGFRLAVTKNWSSRWYANSKDFPGMLNEDIKVREYLKRKLAHASVGRVLIERPAKNARVTVYSARPGVVIGKKGEDIEQLRTDLQRIMGVPVHVSIEEIRKPEIDAQLIADSIAQQLEKRIMFRRAMKRAMQNAMRLGAQGIKVMSAGRLNGAEIARSEWYREGRVPLHTLRADIDYATSEALTTYGIIGIKVWVYKGDMLDRNEQPEVVEPVADDRRPRRAPGRPEGDKPRTRTVKKADGAGAPDTRARKAGA
- the rplN gene encoding 50S ribosomal protein L14, whose protein sequence is MIQMQTTLDVADNTGARSVMCIKVLGGSRRRYAGIGDIIKVSIKDAAPRGRVKKGDVYNAVVVRTAKGVRRPDGSLVRFDGNAAVLLNNKLEPIGTRIFGPVTRELRTERFMKIVSLAPEVL